A single region of the Photobacterium sanguinicancri genome encodes:
- the gcvT gene encoding glycine cleavage system aminomethyltransferase GcvT, with amino-acid sequence MSQDLLVTPLHALHIEMGAKMVPFAGYDMPVQYALGVRKEHLHCREHAGLFDVSHMGQVRLHGKDAAKAIEALVPVDIIDLPAGKQRYAFFTNEQGGILDDLMVTNFGDHLFVVVNAACKEQDIAHIQAHLPADVELEIIDDRALLALQGPKAADVLARLNPAVSDMVFMDAAKIELLGVECYVSRSGYTGEDGYEISVPNDNADAFARELLAFTEVEWIGLGARDSLRLECGLCLYGHDIDTTTTPVEASLLWGISKARRADGERAGGFPGAELVLEQIKTKDVARKRVGLLGQSKAPVREGSKLFDGADNEIGIVTSGTFGPSKGAPVAMAYVKTDSAVIGTEIFAEVRGKKLPMTVEKMPFVPQRYYRG; translated from the coding sequence ATGTCTCAAGATCTTCTGGTTACACCGCTACACGCTCTTCATATTGAAATGGGCGCAAAAATGGTACCGTTTGCAGGCTATGATATGCCTGTACAGTACGCCCTCGGTGTACGCAAAGAGCATTTACATTGCCGTGAGCATGCGGGGCTATTTGATGTATCACACATGGGGCAAGTACGCCTTCATGGTAAAGATGCGGCAAAAGCAATTGAAGCGTTAGTGCCGGTAGACATTATTGATCTGCCAGCGGGTAAACAACGCTATGCCTTCTTCACCAATGAGCAAGGCGGTATCTTAGATGATTTGATGGTGACTAACTTTGGTGATCATCTCTTTGTTGTAGTGAATGCAGCTTGCAAGGAACAAGATATCGCACACATCCAAGCGCATCTTCCAGCAGATGTTGAATTAGAGATTATTGACGATCGTGCCTTGCTTGCACTACAAGGGCCAAAAGCAGCCGATGTGTTAGCACGCTTAAATCCAGCAGTGAGCGACATGGTGTTCATGGATGCCGCTAAAATCGAACTACTTGGCGTGGAGTGCTACGTAAGCCGCTCTGGTTATACTGGTGAAGATGGTTATGAAATTTCAGTGCCGAATGATAACGCAGATGCATTTGCGCGAGAGTTGTTAGCATTTACTGAAGTGGAATGGATTGGCTTAGGTGCGCGTGATTCATTGCGTCTTGAGTGTGGTCTGTGCTTGTATGGCCACGATATTGACACAACAACAACGCCTGTAGAAGCAAGCCTATTATGGGGTATTAGCAAAGCGCGTCGTGCTGACGGTGAGCGTGCGGGTGGTTTCCCTGGTGCAGAGCTTGTACTTGAGCAAATCAAAACCAAAGATGTTGCTCGTAAGCGTGTTGGTTTGTTAGGCCAATCTAAAGCACCTGTTCGTGAAGGTAGTAAGCTATTTGATGGGGCTGATAACGAAATTGGTATTGTTACCAGCGGTACATTCGGCCCATCTAAGGGTGCGCCTGTGGCAATGGCTTACGTGAAAACTGATAGTGCAGTGATTGGTACAGAAATTTTTGCTGAAGTGCGTGGTAAGAAGCTTCCAATGACAGTTGAGAAAATGCCATTTGTGCCACAGCGTTATTACCGTGGGTAA
- the gcvH gene encoding glycine cleavage system protein GcvH, with product MENTLKFTESHEWVRDNGDGTITMGISNHAQGLLGDVVFVDLPDVGDSTTAGETFSLVESVKAASDIYSPVTGEIVEINEELEDSPELVNEEPYEGGWIAKIKIEDVEELAKLIDGEKYLETIED from the coding sequence ATGGAAAATACACTGAAGTTCACAGAAAGCCATGAGTGGGTACGCGACAACGGCGACGGTACTATCACTATGGGTATTTCTAACCACGCTCAAGGCCTATTAGGCGATGTGGTATTCGTGGATCTTCCTGATGTTGGCGACTCAACAACTGCAGGCGAGACTTTCTCTCTTGTTGAATCTGTAAAAGCGGCCTCTGACATTTACTCACCAGTGACTGGCGAAATCGTTGAAATCAACGAAGAATTAGAAGACAGCCCAGAGCTTGTCAACGAAGAACCGTACGAAGGCGGTTGGATTGCAAAAATCAAAATTGAAGACGTTGAAGAGCTTGCTAAGCTTATCGACGGTGAGAAATACCTAGAGACTATCGAAGATTAA
- a CDS encoding helix-turn-helix domain-containing protein — protein MSEDTQQDIYPSMTVARERESAKIEPLQLGKRLKEIRMSHGLTLEEASKRTGLARSTLSKIENEQISPTFQAMQKLAGGLNVDMPQLFAPPRQTRTTGRRDITLVEQGKPHPTSTYEHELLATQLTNKKMMPFKSQIRARHFSDYPDWIRHDGEEFLLVLNGEITFFSEFYEPVNLNEGDSVYYDANMGHMLISVSENDANILWVTAS, from the coding sequence ATGAGTGAGGATACTCAGCAAGACATTTACCCATCAATGACAGTTGCCCGCGAGCGCGAATCGGCCAAAATTGAGCCTTTACAACTGGGTAAGCGTTTAAAAGAAATTCGAATGTCGCATGGCCTGACATTAGAAGAAGCCAGTAAAAGAACGGGATTAGCGCGTTCAACACTTTCTAAAATTGAAAACGAACAAATTTCACCGACTTTTCAAGCGATGCAAAAGTTGGCTGGAGGTTTAAATGTTGATATGCCTCAGCTTTTTGCGCCTCCTCGTCAAACCAGAACGACTGGTCGACGTGATATTACGCTTGTCGAACAGGGTAAGCCTCATCCGACGTCGACGTATGAGCACGAATTGTTAGCGACTCAGCTAACCAATAAAAAAATGATGCCATTTAAGTCACAAATACGTGCGCGGCATTTCAGTGATTACCCAGACTGGATCCGTCACGATGGTGAAGAGTTCTTACTGGTACTGAATGGTGAAATTACGTTTTTCTCTGAATTTTATGAACCCGTCAATTTAAACGAAGGTGATTCAGTTTATTACGATGCCAATATGGGCCACATGCTGATTTCAGTGAGTGAAAACGATGCGAATATCTTATGGGTGACAGCTTCATAA